Proteins encoded by one window of Vibrio panuliri:
- a CDS encoding TRAP transporter small permease, whose amino-acid sequence MNKLITAMNKVLSLFCISLSSVLVLSVSWQVFSRYVLNSPSTFTDEVSRFLFIWVGLMGAAYTMGQKRHLAIDLLPMKLEKSPLKLNNLNIIINLFSVSFAFIIMIYGGGNLMLKTLATGQVSPALGIEMGLVYAAIPLSGLFMVVYIIRDLLELVSQRQNLAS is encoded by the coding sequence ATGAACAAGCTCATCACCGCAATGAATAAAGTGCTCTCTTTATTCTGCATTTCACTAAGTAGTGTATTGGTGTTGTCTGTATCGTGGCAGGTGTTTTCCCGTTACGTGTTGAATAGTCCAAGTACGTTTACGGATGAAGTATCTCGCTTCCTATTTATCTGGGTTGGCTTAATGGGTGCAGCCTACACCATGGGACAAAAGCGCCACCTTGCAATCGATTTATTACCAATGAAGTTGGAAAAAAGCCCACTTAAGCTGAACAACCTAAACATCATTATCAACCTTTTCAGTGTCTCTTTTGCCTTCATCATCATGATCTACGGTGGTGGTAATTTAATGCTTAAAACTCTGGCGACAGGGCAAGTTTCGCCTGCACTTGGCATTGAAATGGGGTTGGTTTACGCCGCGATTCCATTAAGTGGTTTATTTATGGTGGTTTACATCATTCGCGATCTGCTTGAACTGGTTTCTCAACGCCAAAATCTGGCGTCATAA
- a CDS encoding TRAP transporter large permease — translation MEWQVLIVLFGSFFLLLGIGVPISFAIGIASLLTVMMSLPFDAAIAVISQKMASGLDSFALLAIPFFILAGNIMNQGGIAIRLIEFAKVLGGRLPGSLAHVNVIANMMFGAISGSAVASAAAVGGTMSPLQKKEGYDPAYSAAVNITSCPTGLLIPPSNTFIVYSLISGGTSIGALFLAGYIPGMLMGLGLMIVAGIIAKKRGYPVAPKPTRSEVMQKTLDALPSLSLIVVIMGGIIGGIFTATEASAIAVVYTLLLAVVFYREVSIKQLPKIILESVVTTSIVLLLIGASMGMSWAMANADIPYLISDALLAVSENPLIILLIINLALLIVGIFMDMTPALLIFTPIFLPIALDLGMDPVHFGIMMTFNLCIGICTPPVGSALFIGCSVGDVKIDKVIKPLLPFYAVLVAALMLVTFIPQISLMLPQLFLGY, via the coding sequence GTGGAATGGCAAGTTCTGATTGTTTTATTTGGTAGCTTCTTCCTCTTACTCGGAATTGGTGTGCCAATCTCATTTGCTATCGGTATCGCTTCACTGCTGACCGTTATGATGTCGCTTCCGTTTGATGCTGCGATTGCTGTTATTTCGCAAAAAATGGCCTCGGGTCTCGATAGTTTTGCGCTTTTGGCTATCCCGTTCTTTATCCTTGCGGGCAACATTATGAATCAAGGCGGCATTGCTATTCGTCTGATTGAGTTTGCTAAGGTTCTTGGTGGTCGTTTACCTGGTTCGCTGGCTCACGTTAATGTTATCGCCAACATGATGTTTGGTGCGATTTCGGGTTCTGCTGTCGCTTCTGCTGCGGCCGTTGGTGGCACCATGTCGCCACTACAAAAGAAAGAGGGTTACGATCCTGCTTACTCTGCAGCGGTAAACATTACTTCATGTCCAACCGGCCTACTGATCCCGCCAAGTAATACCTTTATCGTTTACTCTCTGATTTCAGGTGGTACTTCAATCGGTGCACTTTTCCTTGCTGGTTACATCCCAGGCATGTTGATGGGACTGGGTTTGATGATTGTTGCGGGCATTATTGCCAAAAAACGTGGCTACCCAGTGGCACCAAAACCAACACGTTCTGAAGTGATGCAAAAAACGCTAGATGCACTACCAAGCTTGAGCTTAATTGTGGTCATTATGGGCGGCATCATCGGTGGCATCTTTACTGCAACTGAAGCGTCTGCGATTGCGGTTGTTTACACGCTATTGTTAGCGGTCGTTTTCTACCGAGAAGTGAGCATCAAACAACTGCCAAAGATCATTCTAGAGTCTGTGGTTACCACTTCTATCGTATTGCTGCTGATTGGTGCATCAATGGGTATGTCATGGGCGATGGCTAACGCTGACATCCCTTACCTAATCAGTGATGCGTTACTTGCAGTGTCTGAAAATCCATTAATTATCCTGTTGATCATCAACTTAGCTCTGTTGATTGTTGGTATCTTCATGGACATGACGCCAGCGTTATTGATTTTCACGCCGATCTTCCTGCCAATCGCTTTGGACTTAGGTATGGATCCTGTTCACTTTGGCATCATGATGACCTTCAACCTATGTATCGGCATCTGTACACCTCCAGTGGGTAGTGCGCTGTTTATCGGTTGTTCGGTGGGGGATGTGAAGATTGATAAAGTGATTAAACCGCTTCTTCCATTCTACGCAGTACTGGTTGCGGCACTGATGCTAGTTACCTTCATCCCTCAAATCAGCTTGATGCTTCCTCAGCTATTCCTAGGTTACTAA
- a CDS encoding glycoside hydrolase family 31 protein translates to MKSLKQWQFEQQNGNEVILHCDNKHALHLFILENNLIRVLVKRDQALRLDRTWTVAPDGQDVAWEGRDRLSTEGFSCPTYQLEQSADKLIVTTEQLRLTVHQPLWMEWEHCIDGEWLPLAKDRKTGAIQVGVSESGIAHFMNRELTDHYYGLGEKTGNLNREGRRFEMRNLDAMGYDASKTDPLYKHIPFYITKPQSEQHNASFGLFYDNLASCWFDLGNELDNYHIKYRSYRAEDGDLDMYFMYGDSVKSVTKQFVRLTGGTLFGPKWSLGYSGSTMQYTDAPNSQELLEGFVDQCAEHGIPCDSFQLSSGYTSIGDKRYVFNWNYDKVPNPNGMSDHFHHHGMKLAANIKPCLLHDHPRFAEVKEKGLFIQDSEFDQPENSVFWDADGSHLDFTNPETVKWWQTNVKEQLLEKGIDSTWNDNNEYEIWDRRARCFGFGKEIPVSLIRPLQPLLMMRASFEAQAEFAPELRPYLISRSGCPGMNRYVQTWSGDNRTNWTSLKYNIKMGLGMSLSGLYNVGHDVGGFSGDKPDPELFARWVQNGVMNPRFTIHSWNDDGTVNEPWMYPSVTPIVRDAMRLRYQLMPYIYDALHKASTLDEPMLRPTFLDHEHDTRTFAECDDYLFGQDLLVASVVEQGQRLRDVYLPDNQAGWYDFYTGQWHSAGQMITLDAPLERIPLLVRAGSIMPISERVAHIDATQDSARALNIYPLMGVGESVSCLFDDDGESYGYREGQHITLDINMSCSNQAIELEIARRGDYQPAYQALTLRLPQGETRPLIVNGKTYRSGDAFPLSEAK, encoded by the coding sequence ATGAAATCTCTAAAACAGTGGCAGTTTGAACAACAAAATGGCAATGAAGTGATTCTTCATTGTGATAATAAACACGCGCTTCACCTTTTTATTCTTGAAAACAACCTTATTCGCGTATTAGTAAAACGTGACCAAGCTTTGCGCTTAGATCGCACATGGACGGTCGCTCCTGATGGGCAAGACGTGGCCTGGGAAGGACGAGACCGCCTGTCGACAGAAGGCTTTAGCTGCCCAACTTATCAGTTAGAGCAGTCGGCAGATAAACTGATTGTGACCACAGAACAGTTGCGTTTGACGGTACACCAACCACTTTGGATGGAGTGGGAGCACTGCATTGATGGCGAGTGGTTACCACTGGCTAAAGATCGTAAAACAGGGGCGATTCAAGTTGGAGTAAGCGAATCAGGTATTGCGCACTTTATGAATCGTGAGCTGACTGACCACTATTACGGTTTGGGTGAAAAAACGGGGAACTTGAATCGTGAAGGTCGTCGCTTTGAAATGCGCAACCTTGATGCAATGGGTTATGACGCCAGCAAGACAGATCCACTCTACAAACACATTCCTTTCTACATTACTAAGCCGCAGAGCGAGCAACACAATGCGTCGTTTGGTCTGTTCTACGATAACTTAGCCAGTTGTTGGTTTGATTTAGGTAATGAACTCGACAACTACCATATTAAGTATCGTAGTTACCGTGCTGAAGACGGCGATCTTGATATGTACTTTATGTACGGTGATAGCGTTAAGAGTGTGACCAAACAGTTTGTTCGTTTGACTGGCGGCACCTTGTTCGGGCCGAAATGGAGCTTAGGTTACAGCGGTTCAACCATGCAATATACCGATGCGCCAAACTCTCAAGAGTTGCTTGAAGGTTTTGTTGACCAATGTGCAGAGCACGGTATTCCTTGTGACTCATTCCAACTATCTTCAGGCTACACCTCAATTGGCGACAAACGTTACGTGTTCAACTGGAACTACGACAAAGTGCCAAATCCGAACGGTATGTCCGATCACTTCCATCACCATGGCATGAAATTAGCGGCGAATATCAAACCTTGTTTGTTGCATGACCATCCTCGTTTTGCCGAAGTCAAAGAGAAAGGGCTATTTATTCAGGATTCAGAGTTTGATCAGCCTGAAAATTCGGTGTTCTGGGATGCGGATGGCTCACACCTAGACTTTACCAACCCGGAGACAGTTAAGTGGTGGCAAACGAACGTTAAAGAGCAGTTGCTCGAAAAAGGCATCGACTCAACGTGGAACGACAATAACGAATATGAAATTTGGGATCGCAGAGCACGTTGTTTCGGCTTTGGTAAAGAGATCCCTGTGAGCTTAATCCGCCCGTTGCAACCTTTGTTGATGATGCGTGCTTCATTTGAAGCCCAAGCCGAATTCGCTCCAGAGCTTCGTCCTTATCTGATTTCACGTTCGGGTTGTCCGGGTATGAACCGTTACGTCCAAACTTGGAGTGGCGATAATCGTACTAACTGGACCAGTTTGAAGTACAACATCAAGATGGGCTTAGGTATGAGTTTATCGGGTTTGTACAACGTAGGTCATGATGTGGGTGGTTTCTCAGGAGATAAACCCGATCCTGAACTGTTCGCACGTTGGGTGCAAAATGGGGTTATGAATCCGCGTTTCACCATTCACTCTTGGAACGATGATGGTACGGTTAATGAGCCTTGGATGTACCCAAGCGTGACGCCGATTGTTCGTGATGCCATGCGTCTACGTTACCAACTTATGCCGTATATCTATGATGCTTTACATAAAGCGTCGACCCTAGATGAACCGATGCTGCGTCCTACCTTCCTTGATCATGAACATGACACGCGTACGTTTGCAGAGTGTGATGATTACCTGTTTGGTCAAGATCTACTGGTTGCATCGGTGGTGGAGCAAGGTCAGCGTCTGCGTGATGTTTATCTGCCAGACAACCAAGCAGGTTGGTATGATTTCTATACAGGTCAATGGCACAGCGCTGGTCAAATGATTACGCTCGATGCGCCATTAGAGCGTATTCCACTGTTGGTTCGTGCGGGTTCGATTATGCCAATCAGTGAGCGTGTCGCCCATATTGATGCTACGCAAGATTCGGCGCGAGCATTGAACATCTATCCACTGATGGGCGTCGGTGAGAGTGTTAGTTGTTTGTTTGACGATGATGGTGAAAGCTACGGCTACCGTGAAGGTCAGCATATTACGCTGGATATCAATATGTCCTGTAGCAATCAAGCCATCGAACTTGAGATTGCTCGTCGCGGTGACTATCAACCGGCTTATCAAGCACTAACTCTGCGTTTACCTCAAGGTGAAACGCGTCCTCTTATCGTCAATGGCAAAACCTACCGCTCCGGTGATGCTTTCCCTCTTAGCGAAGCTAAATAA
- a CDS encoding fructuronate reductase, whose protein sequence is MKNISNSQLNTSVIVPRYERSQLRSRIVHLGFGAFHRAHQALFTNEMLEKTGSDWGICEVNLFGGEELIEQLRAQDHLYTVAEKGAQATEVKLIGSVTESLHPTLDGKVAVLAKMTEEQVAIVSMTITEKGYCADPATGRLDKNNALIVSDLANPQDPSSAIGYIVEALRQRREKGIAPFTVMSCDNVQENGHVARAAVLDFANLVDADLAAWIEANVTFPCTMVDRIVPAATEETLNEIAELVGVADPCGIACEPFRQWVIEDNFVAGRPDWNVVGAEFVADVVPFEEMKLRMLNGSHSFLAYLGFLSGYAHISDTMTNEDYRQAAFDMMMKAQAPTLNMPEGTDLEAYAKLLIERFTNPSLKHQTWQIAMDGSQKIPQRMGGSLRHHLAQGSDFKWLAMGIAGWMRYVSAQTEQGEAIDVRDPMVEQFQAIYAEHGLNVSVVKTLLSIEAIFGTDLIKNDTFVTAVTDAYQRLLSDGARGAVASLI, encoded by the coding sequence ATGAAAAACATCAGCAACAGCCAACTGAACACAAGCGTTATTGTACCTCGCTATGAGCGCAGCCAACTTAGATCTCGTATTGTGCACCTAGGTTTTGGTGCTTTCCATCGTGCGCACCAAGCGCTATTCACTAACGAAATGTTAGAAAAAACCGGCAGTGATTGGGGCATCTGTGAAGTTAACTTGTTCGGCGGTGAAGAGCTGATTGAACAACTTCGCGCGCAAGACCATCTATACACAGTGGCAGAGAAGGGCGCGCAAGCAACAGAAGTAAAGCTGATTGGTTCGGTAACGGAATCACTGCACCCAACGCTAGATGGCAAAGTGGCTGTACTAGCAAAAATGACTGAAGAACAAGTCGCGATTGTTTCTATGACAATCACGGAAAAAGGTTACTGCGCAGACCCTGCAACAGGCCGTTTAGACAAAAACAACGCGCTGATTGTGAGCGATCTGGCTAACCCGCAAGATCCGAGTTCAGCGATTGGTTACATTGTTGAAGCGCTGCGCCAGCGTCGTGAAAAAGGCATTGCGCCGTTTACGGTAATGTCTTGCGATAACGTGCAAGAGAACGGCCATGTTGCTCGCGCAGCCGTACTGGATTTTGCTAACTTGGTAGATGCCGACCTAGCGGCATGGATTGAAGCGAACGTGACCTTCCCATGCACCATGGTTGACCGTATCGTACCAGCGGCGACAGAAGAAACACTCAACGAAATTGCAGAGCTTGTTGGCGTTGCCGATCCTTGTGGTATTGCTTGTGAGCCATTTCGTCAATGGGTTATCGAAGATAATTTCGTTGCAGGTCGTCCTGACTGGAACGTTGTCGGCGCTGAATTTGTTGCTGACGTAGTACCGTTTGAAGAAATGAAACTGCGTATGCTAAACGGTAGTCACTCTTTCCTTGCGTACCTTGGTTTCCTTAGTGGTTACGCGCACATTTCCGACACCATGACTAATGAAGATTACCGCCAAGCGGCATTCGACATGATGATGAAAGCGCAAGCGCCAACGCTAAACATGCCAGAAGGCACTGACTTAGAAGCGTACGCGAAGCTTCTGATTGAGCGCTTTACTAACCCAAGCCTCAAGCATCAGACATGGCAAATCGCGATGGATGGTAGCCAGAAGATCCCACAACGCATGGGTGGCTCACTGCGTCATCACCTAGCGCAAGGCAGTGACTTCAAATGGCTCGCGATGGGTATTGCTGGCTGGATGCGTTATGTTTCTGCACAAACTGAGCAAGGCGAAGCGATTGATGTGCGCGACCCAATGGTTGAGCAATTCCAAGCGATTTACGCAGAGCACGGTTTGAACGTAAGTGTAGTTAAAACGCTACTATCAATTGAAGCGATCTTTGGTACTGATTTAATTAAAAACGACACTTTCGTTACCGCAGTGACTGACGCCTATCAGCGTCTACTGAGTGATGGTGCTCGCGGCGCAGTTGCCTCTCTTATCTAA
- the uxaC gene encoding glucuronate isomerase has protein sequence MKNFLCEDFLLANDTARELYHDYAKAMPIYDYHCHLNPKEVAENRQFDNLGQIWLEGDHYKWRGMRSAGVPESLITGKETSDYEKFQAWARTVPQTLGNPLYHWTHLELRRPFGVTGKLFGPETADEIWHECNELLATPEFSARGIMKQMNVVMAGTTDDPIHTLEYHKAIAEDESFDVEVAPSWRPDRAFKIELEGFAEYMTLLGEAADVEITRFADLLTALERRLEHFSAHGCRAADHGIEIVRYAAVPTESTLDSILARRLSGEALSELEIDQFCTAVQVWLGKQYAKRGWVMQLHIGAQRNNNTRMFRQLGVDCGFDSTGDRPFALQLACLMDAMDVTNELPKTILYCLNPRDNEMMATMIGNFQGGGIAGKIQFGSGWWFNDQKDGMERQMQQLSQLGLLSQFVGMLTDSRSFLSYTRHEYFRRILCNMMGQWAENGEVPRDVPMLGKMVQDICYHNAKTYFTLPGEK, from the coding sequence ATGAAAAATTTTTTGTGTGAAGACTTCTTACTAGCAAATGATACCGCTCGCGAGCTATACCATGATTACGCGAAAGCGATGCCTATCTATGACTACCACTGCCACCTAAACCCTAAAGAAGTAGCGGAAAACCGCCAGTTCGATAACTTGGGTCAAATCTGGCTCGAAGGTGATCACTATAAATGGCGCGGTATGCGTTCTGCTGGGGTGCCAGAGTCACTGATCACTGGTAAAGAAACTTCAGATTACGAGAAGTTCCAAGCGTGGGCGAGAACCGTTCCTCAAACATTGGGTAACCCACTTTACCACTGGACTCACCTAGAACTGCGTCGCCCATTTGGTGTGACGGGTAAGCTATTTGGTCCTGAAACCGCCGATGAAATCTGGCATGAGTGTAATGAGCTATTGGCAACGCCTGAGTTTTCAGCTCGCGGCATTATGAAGCAGATGAATGTGGTGATGGCAGGGACTACGGATGACCCAATTCATACCCTTGAGTACCACAAAGCGATTGCTGAAGATGAAAGTTTTGACGTGGAAGTAGCGCCAAGCTGGCGTCCTGACCGCGCATTCAAAATTGAGCTTGAAGGCTTTGCTGAGTATATGACGTTGTTAGGTGAAGCTGCAGATGTGGAAATCACTCGTTTTGCTGATCTGCTTACTGCGTTAGAACGTCGTCTTGAGCACTTTAGTGCGCACGGTTGTCGCGCCGCTGACCACGGTATCGAGATTGTGCGTTATGCAGCAGTGCCAACAGAAAGCACACTAGATAGTATTCTTGCCCGTCGCCTGTCCGGCGAAGCGCTCTCTGAGCTTGAAATTGACCAGTTCTGTACAGCGGTACAAGTTTGGCTAGGCAAACAATACGCAAAACGTGGCTGGGTGATGCAGCTACATATTGGTGCGCAGCGTAACAACAACACGCGCATGTTCCGCCAGCTAGGTGTGGATTGTGGCTTTGACTCGACTGGCGATCGTCCATTTGCGCTGCAACTGGCTTGCCTAATGGATGCCATGGATGTAACTAACGAGCTGCCAAAAACCATTCTCTACTGCCTAAACCCACGTGATAACGAAATGATGGCAACCATGATTGGTAACTTCCAAGGCGGTGGTATCGCCGGCAAGATCCAATTTGGCTCAGGCTGGTGGTTTAATGACCAAAAAGATGGCATGGAACGTCAAATGCAGCAACTTTCTCAATTGGGATTATTGAGTCAATTTGTAGGAATGCTAACAGATTCTCGTAGTTTTCTTTCATATACTCGTCATGAGTATTTCCGTCGTATTCTTTGTAACATGATGGGACAGTGGGCAGAGAACGGTGAAGTGCCGCGTGACGTACCTATGCTAGGTAAAATGGTGCAAGATATTTGCTATCACAATGCGAAAACGTACTTCACTCTACCAGGAGAGAAATAA
- a CDS encoding sugar kinase — MKRIALLGECMIELNGAPFGAMVQTYGGDSLNTAVYLARCTKGQVGVEYVSALGTDAISDGMISRWQEEGVGTELVLRDGTRQPGLYLIQLDEQGERTFLYWRNQSAARYMMQHADFAKVEAALASVDMVYLSGISLAILPAEDRPRLVDMLATLSQQGVEIAFDSNYRPALWQSADEARDCYRQILALTDLALVTNDDEQNLWGDSDEEQTLVRLQAAGVKKAVVKMGAQGNHYNDFIAGTRQTIATTPVETVVDTTSAGDSFNAGFLAGYLQGKAPEQCSRQGHQLAGIVIQHKGAIIPKQATDAIDFA, encoded by the coding sequence ATGAAACGTATCGCCTTACTAGGTGAATGCATGATTGAACTCAATGGCGCTCCTTTTGGTGCCATGGTTCAAACTTACGGTGGTGACTCATTAAACACCGCTGTCTATCTTGCGCGGTGCACAAAAGGACAAGTTGGCGTGGAGTATGTCTCTGCGCTGGGCACTGATGCGATCAGCGATGGTATGATTTCGCGTTGGCAAGAAGAAGGTGTTGGCACCGAGTTGGTACTGCGCGATGGCACACGTCAACCGGGGCTCTATTTGATTCAGCTTGATGAGCAAGGTGAACGAACCTTTCTTTACTGGCGCAATCAATCGGCGGCGCGCTACATGATGCAACATGCCGACTTTGCAAAGGTAGAAGCAGCACTTGCCAGTGTCGATATGGTTTACCTAAGCGGCATTAGCCTAGCGATTCTTCCAGCAGAAGATCGCCCGCGCTTAGTTGACATGCTGGCCACACTTAGCCAACAAGGTGTTGAGATTGCTTTTGACTCTAACTACCGTCCAGCGTTGTGGCAAAGTGCCGATGAAGCTCGTGACTGTTACCGTCAAATTTTAGCGCTGACAGATCTTGCGCTGGTGACTAACGACGATGAGCAGAACCTATGGGGCGATAGCGATGAAGAGCAAACGCTAGTGCGTTTGCAAGCGGCTGGCGTGAAAAAAGCGGTGGTGAAGATGGGCGCACAAGGGAATCACTACAACGATTTTATCGCAGGTACGCGCCAAACTATCGCAACGACACCGGTTGAAACCGTGGTCGATACAACCTCAGCAGGCGATTCATTTAATGCTGGTTTCCTAGCGGGATACTTACAAGGTAAAGCGCCAGAGCAGTGCTCCCGTCAAGGCCATCAACTTGCAGGTATTGTGATTCAGCACAAAGGCGCAATCATCCCTAAACAAGCCACTGATGCGATTGATTTTGCGTAA
- a CDS encoding bifunctional 4-hydroxy-2-oxoglutarate aldolase/2-dehydro-3-deoxy-phosphogluconate aldolase: protein MTTIAQQLAAIKVIPVIAIDRAEDIIPLGKALAENGLPAAEITFRSDAAVEAIRLLREAQPEMLIGAGTVLNREQAQAAKDAGATFVVSPGFNPNTVNACREIGIDIVPGVNNPSAVEAAIEMGLTTLKFFPAEASGGINMVKSLLGPYTQIQFMPTGGISPKNVKDYLAIDRVIACGGTWMVDKSMINEGRWDEIGRLAREAADLVK, encoded by the coding sequence ATGACAACTATTGCACAGCAGCTTGCCGCGATTAAAGTAATCCCAGTCATCGCGATTGATCGCGCTGAAGATATCATTCCTTTAGGTAAAGCGTTGGCAGAAAACGGTTTGCCAGCCGCAGAAATTACTTTCCGTTCAGATGCAGCGGTTGAAGCGATTCGTTTATTGCGTGAAGCTCAACCTGAAATGTTGATCGGTGCCGGTACCGTACTCAATCGCGAACAAGCACAAGCGGCGAAAGATGCGGGCGCAACGTTTGTTGTGTCACCGGGTTTTAACCCAAACACAGTAAATGCATGTCGTGAAATCGGCATTGATATCGTTCCGGGTGTGAACAACCCAAGTGCGGTAGAAGCGGCGATTGAAATGGGCCTAACGACATTGAAGTTTTTCCCAGCGGAAGCATCAGGTGGCATCAATATGGTGAAATCTCTGCTTGGTCCTTACACGCAAATCCAATTTATGCCAACAGGCGGTATTAGTCCTAAGAACGTAAAAGATTATTTGGCGATTGACCGTGTTATTGCCTGTGGTGGTACTTGGATGGTTGATAAATCGATGATCAATGAAGGTCGTTGGGACGAAATTGGTCGTCTAGCGCGTGAAGCTGCTGACTTGGTGAAATAA
- a CDS encoding YgjV family protein — translation MIALPEWNFAQAIGMVAFAIGATAFLHSDGRRFRLHLMLFQLVLCSHFVMMGALVAAFGCGISAIRSYASTKTQSTGVMLFFIAMLWIMGLPQLEYSYELLTIFGSSVATWALFKTQGIQMRLLVMFNSFCWVTNNLLLGSIGGSLMELTFIIVNSLTIVRMYRAQRRASV, via the coding sequence ATGATTGCTCTTCCTGAGTGGAACTTTGCTCAAGCAATTGGCATGGTCGCTTTTGCAATTGGTGCGACGGCATTTTTGCATAGTGATGGACGCAGGTTCCGCCTGCATCTGATGCTATTTCAACTCGTGCTTTGTAGTCACTTCGTCATGATGGGCGCGCTGGTGGCTGCATTCGGTTGTGGGATTAGTGCCATTCGAAGCTATGCATCCACCAAGACCCAGTCGACAGGGGTGATGCTATTTTTTATCGCTATGCTTTGGATTATGGGACTTCCACAGCTTGAGTATAGCTATGAACTTTTGACCATATTTGGTTCATCAGTGGCAACTTGGGCGCTGTTTAAAACCCAAGGTATTCAGATGCGTTTGCTGGTGATGTTCAACTCTTTCTGTTGGGTGACGAATAACTTGTTGCTCGGCTCGATTGGTGGAAGCTTAATGGAGCTCACATTCATTATTGTTAATAGCCTAACTATAGTGCGAATGTATCGGGCGCAGCGGCGAGCATCGGTGTAA
- a CDS encoding YhcH/YjgK/YiaL family protein, with translation MFQGNLSELDSYQHLPNKLLSVIQQVKQRINENVENGRYPLEGEDVFFFVVDDNTQRLNERRSECHRKYVDVQILLAGEERFGYSLQPFQTIAEDLLEAKDIAFSEDIVNEQFTDLNPGDFIIFNVAQPHRPLVAINQPMPVRKAIIKVANDWLEA, from the coding sequence GTGTTTCAAGGCAACCTGTCTGAGCTGGATAGTTACCAGCACCTACCGAATAAGCTGCTCAGTGTTATCCAACAAGTAAAGCAGCGCATTAATGAAAATGTAGAAAATGGTCGCTACCCACTTGAGGGAGAAGACGTATTTTTCTTTGTGGTGGATGACAACACTCAGCGACTTAACGAACGTCGCTCTGAATGTCACCGTAAGTATGTTGATGTGCAAATCCTGCTCGCAGGTGAAGAGCGCTTCGGTTACAGCCTACAACCATTCCAAACCATTGCTGAAGATCTCTTAGAAGCAAAAGATATCGCGTTTAGTGAAGATATTGTCAACGAGCAATTTACCGACCTCAATCCCGGTGATTTTATTATTTTCAATGTCGCTCAGCCGCACCGACCATTGGTGGCAATTAACCAACCGATGCCAGTACGCAAAGCAATAATCAAAGTCGCTAATGATTGGTTGGAGGCGTAA